The nucleotide window TCTGTTTGAGATCCTCACGCTTATCATATTTCTTTTTCCCTCTTGCTAGACCAATTAAAACTTTGGCAAAACCATTTTTAATATAAATTTTCAAAGGAATCAAAGAATATCCTTGCTGCTGAGTTTCTCCAATTAATTGATTGATTTGTTTTTTATGCAACAGTGCCTTACGTGTTCGAAGAGGGTCATGGTTAAAACGATTACCTTGCTCGTAAGGTGAAATGTGCATATTATGAATGAACACTTCACCTTTATGGACGCGAGCAAATGCGTCTTTGAGATTTACTCGTCCTGCACGAATGGATTTAATTTCTGTACCTTTTAGAACAAGCCCAGCTTCGTAAGTTTCTTCAATAAAATAATCATGTCTGGCTTTTCGATTCTGTGCTATAACGTTATCATCGGTTTTCTTGGCCATCACTTGTTC belongs to Bacillaceae bacterium S4-13-56 and includes:
- the smpB gene encoding SsrA-binding protein SmpB — translated: MAKKTDDNVIAQNRKARHDYFIEETYEAGLVLKGTEIKSIRAGRVNLKDAFARVHKGEVFIHNMHISPYEQGNRFNHDPLRTRKALLHKKQINQLIGETQQQGYSLIPLKIYIKNGFAKVLIGLARGKKKYDKREDLKQKQAKRDIERAMKDRG